In Megalops cyprinoides isolate fMegCyp1 chromosome 16, fMegCyp1.pri, whole genome shotgun sequence, the genomic window GGCAGTATTTACGGTGGGACGCGTATGAGCGAGGCTTTGTGTATTTCCAACGTGTTTcgtttttaaaaaacaattatagGAGACTAATGAATTAGATTAATTAACACATCGTCACAGAGACCTCTACAAAAGCAAGAGGCTATTGTTCTTTTCATACTCTACTCAGCTTCACTTCGACTTGTGTACAACTGGCCTGTTGTTAGTCCTCTTTATGCTGTATGGCACTGCTCGCATAAGTATACAGGTCAAATTTTCCACCGTAATTACAATGCATATTCAAATATTGATAATCATCATAACATtatacaatatgtatttttttacacttCATAACTTTTTAACCCAACATTTTAAGTAATGAATGCGAGATAGTCTGTCCAATTAGAGGCAAGCTTTAGCAATAATTACTTTGCAGGTGCGAGCTCAGCTCATGACTCCAGCGTCGGTTCATTTTAGTGTTTGGTTGGTATAATTGCTTATGGTCCTGTGCATATGAACAAAGAGACATATTCATAAAGCATGCGCACGTTATAAGGCAGCACACTGCTGTCATGCAACGGCGCCTATTGTGACTACACACTAAACTGAAACAGGTGGTAATAATGCAGTCAATAACAAACCATCGCAACTTCATAAATTACAGCTTGATAGATGGCGGTAGGAATCGTTCTCCGTTTAATTCCTCATCTTAGAAAACACTTGTTTTATGGTCATTTTTAGGAATTATCTAATCtatatagatattttttttcagtttcaggcaGTCAACTGCGAATCATTAGACAAACAGTAATTAGTCTCCGCGTGTGTATGAGCAAGAGAATGcgagagagagtatgtgtttgtgtgcttacaCTGGCTTCACTGTGGTGAAAATTATGGTATTTCCATCATCATAATTAGACGATGCAGACTCCTTAGGACGCAACGAGGCAACACGGTTTTTCGTGGAACCTTTCCATACTGAAAGAGATTAATCGTCGGATTAACATTCGGGTCTATTCTCTTGATTAGACAGGCTGaattctttctccttctttcttctctttttaatgTTAGTTGGCATGCGCTTCTCTCCCTGGGGCCTGCTGCAGTCCCTTTATCCCTGTCTATCCCCGACACGTGCAGATACAAGAGCCTTGGCCGGACCTCATGCTGAACTCACAAATAGAGGATTTAACCTGAGCCCCTTTAGAAATAAAACGATCCTGGAAGCACAAAGAAATCCCAATCAAAACCTCTTCAAAGTCCTATCAGAGTTAAAGAAAGAAACTGGGATTACCGACTTCCCAAGATACAATGCAATAAACCCACGAGGCAACAGGCAAATGGAAGACTTTTAATCAATGGAACTATATGGGAAAATAACTAAAAGTAAAAacagctgtaataataataataatcataataataataacaataatcataataataatagcgCGCAAGACGTAAAATGATTTTATCCTCAGTTTGAGcagcaaaagaacaaaatatggTGAGAGCCTTATAAAATACTATACGTATTCGGTTATccagtttaaaataattcaaactaTCTAATCTAGTCAATCTGAAAATTCTTTGCCTTCAATATTTAAGGTGACATTTCGGCGAttcaaatgcaatgttttgGCATGAACTTTCACTGACTAAATTCAAATGgtgtgatttttctttgtttctacCACCACTGGGCTATTTAATATTATAACTAGAAGTTACACGTATACACGTGCAAAATGGAGGTGAAGCCATAACCCCTTAGATACATGTTTTTATAGAGGTCTAAGGGATGTATACTGAACGCTCCTACAGACAGATGAGGCGATGCAGTAACAATTTATCTCTAACAAGTGCGTCCACCTGCCTCTGCACAGGCCCTCTATTACTATCAGTTTATTAATGCATCACTTCCCCTTTGATTCGACGAGATAAACAAGGATAGATACTTTGTCGTGGGACCCAAACTGTTTGAGTATGAGAACTATCGCTTTATACATGTGTTCTAATGTAGTATAAAACTTATAGAAGTGTGTGTGATAGCATAGTAAATGCACATATCAGCGAGGGCAAGGAACTTTCATTAGAGCAAACTGTAACAATAATTGCAGGATTCAACCCTTTTCCCCCGATGTTACCGAGGTATGAAAAAACAAACGGCaccaagcatttaaaaaaaaaccttataattttatttgtacaaaAGTGTTTGCACCAGACTTAAACTTTGAGGTAAATACATAATAGAATAAATCTCtttatatacaataaaaatacattttcatatgaaagCAAAACGttgaataaattaaaacaaaacgaTGAAGTCAGTGTTGGAGCGGTCCTCGCATGTGGAATTGAGTCTTTCTGCTGGGCGAGACAGAACGGTTTTCAGGGGGTCGAAATACATAATGTATGAGACCAGATCCTTGTCTTTTGACAGCCTTTCAGTCTATTGTCAGAGCGTTGAAACCAAATTTCCACGCTCGTTTTTCTTTATTATCACTCTACAAATTGTAAAATTGACTTTTCACCTCAGTCTGCAAAAGCAAAtctgtcttttcttctttttaattctaattttcttttaatagaGGTGGGGGTCAAGATTTCAAGAGGACTTTAGTGTATGCGCTGGAAAAGTGCAAAGGTTTGGAAAAATAGCATAGCAAAGGCTACCTTactaaaaatcacaaaaaataaaattatcatCCTATATGCTTGCGATCTCAGTGTAAAATCCATAGAAAcgaaaatatgtaaatacacacaggaTATCAAACAAAACTTGTGAAATATAGTTAAGGCAAACAGTGAATAGTTAGGAAAAGCTACAGCGcttcgtttttcttttttctaagCGTGTGACAAACTTGATTTTACTATAAAGCCAATCCCCTTCAAGTTATCACTATTATCAACATTATGACAGGCCACATAAGCTTAATAATAACGTTATTTTGGCAATCTCTTAATAGATGCCCGGAACAAAGTTGTGGAAGCTGTACAGACCATCAGCCTGCAAAAATCCATAGTCCTCGGAAGCGGCGGGGCTGCTGGGGTTTGAGGTACAGTACGAGGGcgaggatgaggaggacgaTGCGCTGGACATCCAAGAGCATGCATCGCTGCCTGGGCTCGGGGAATCAGCCACACATCCCAGCCCCGGGAGCAGGAGCGGCGTGTCCTGCGACTTGCTCTGGCGCTGGTCTGCAATTCTGATGGTCTCGGACAGCGCCCAGATGTAGTTGTGAGCGAAGCGCAAAGTCTCGATCTTTGTAAGTTTCGTGTCGTCCGGAAACGCAGGAAGGACGCTCCTCAGAGTGTCTAAAGCGTCGTTGAGGTTGTGCATTCTGTTCCTCTCCCGGTCGTTGGCTTTCATGCGCCTGTTCTTCTTGACCACATGCACCGTGGCCTCGCTCCTCACGCGCCCTCTGCGTCtcttcttctgctgctgctcgGGGCTGGAGGGCTCCTGGTTGTTGCTGATGGGTGATGACGGCTGCCCAAGGGAGGATGACGGGGAGCCCGCCTGCATGCTGCTGCGCGAGTCCTCGTCATCCGTGTGCGTGTAGGACAAGTCGCAGCTAGAGTTGTCCAGGTCTGAGTAGAGGTTCTCCATAGTAGTGCACATACTGTTGAAACTGCAAAGAGACATAAATAGAAGAGAAACTGTTTAGTGCGATTGCATGGATGGGGCGTAAATGCAGGGAGTGAAAATGTAATCGCATGACAGACGACCCTAAGAGGGAGAAAAAACCTACCTCAGTGTTGTTCTTGAATGCTCTTAATGGAAGATGTCTTGTGTGGCGCCAAAGTCCCACAGATAGTTTGGATGATGAGGAAAAAGGCACGCGTCTGTCTTGATCTTGATGCAATCAGCTCGTGTGAGCCAGTGAGCTTGGCACACGACTGGCGTCAAACCCCTTATATACCCTGGTGAAACAATGGTCGTACCCCCCTCGCTTTGGCATTTTTTTGTAAGGGATGAAAGGCCGGGTTGCATCAGGTCTGCCCCGTGCCGCACGGCTATCTCATTAGCATAATTTATGCCCGTTGTTTGTTCACCTTCTGAAGCGTGCCTGTAATCACAGCCGTCCAATCGGAGCGCGGAACCGCTGCCCAGCCACGCGAGCGGCACTGTTGCTATCACTGCACCCGGACACGCAAGCCCACTTAAAAGTTAAACCTCtagaggaaaatgaaaagatagGACGGCCAAAATAATCGAAGTGCTTAGCCCCCGAGGCAGAGGCACACTCCACAACTTTTTGTGGGGGACGTATTTTCTTTCAACACCTGGAcactttaaatgtttaaaatatatctttatGATCGCACTTCCTTCATAAAGTTTGTATAGGCTACAATACCCCAATTTGATATTACCAGATacttcaaacattttctcactttGGGAACTTCCTAAAGACCGGTTTCTTTGTGTTagatttacattgttttatatgATAATCCTtatcaaaatgtgattttttttaaaaattagtcGGCCAACTTAAATATCAAAATAGGTGCATACCTTTATCATAATATCAGAACAGTTTCAGTGTATATACTGCGCCACGAATATCGAATGAAACGCGTATCCGTAGCAATTATTTCTATACGGAGACATGCGGTGAAATAACGTGGGTATAATAAAACTTGATTTCACCATTAAGAAAATTAAGACGATCGATAGTCTTTGTCCTTTCTGCAACAGCGAcgaaaataatgtatttaagaGTTTATTGGTGTAATAGTACGAATTAGTAAAGTTTTACTTTATTTCGGGTATGTATGCTATTGTTGAAATCATTTATTGAGAATATGAATTTGGACCTGCAACATGACATTAACATTCAAAACATGAAGTGCACAGTAGTAAAATGATCAAGTCTTTCTTTAcgcaattttattttgttaattcaAAGACATCTTTATGAGACAGCCATACACTTGTCCATTAATTATTCCATTTATTCAATTTCCAGCATCTCGCCTCTCTTTTGAAAAAAGTGGATGGGGGTACTATTTAGAAATAGTTTGAGGAGAGACCTGCAGAGTCTTTCTCCCTATGGCATTATGAGAGTGGGGGGACAgtcatttataaataattacacaatgtTTAGAGTCTTCAGGCATGTATAATATATCAAAGCGATTATAAGGTGAATTGTTCCTTTGTAAGCGTCGCCCCTCACTTCTTTTCAGTCCCATACGCCTTGTCTCCCGTCCAAATTCTGCTCCTCGGAGCTTTTGTCACTCATTTTTTCTGCCTGCAACAGTCCAATGGCATTATTCTTATTCAAAGAGCCCCAGCGTGAATAAAACGCACCGCCACTGTCGCTTGTTTGAATTTTTGCTGCaacattttatactttattattattattattaatatgttaatattatattgtaagttgtagtagtagtgttagtgttagtattcattatatatatatatatatatatatatatatatatatatatatatatataaaatcattttgcattttgttcaaTTTTAGTATTCTTTTAATCAATTCATAAACTACTACTACAGTACTGAAGTGTGCGATTGTACTTTATCCACTGATGCCTACTCATTACTCACGCACAACAGGGAACTCTTCCTTGTTTATGTTTTAGGTGGAGGTCATATGTTTACGACTCAACGGATAAATCTCTAACTATTCCGCAAAGCGGATTTGCGCCGAAGGTGGagctgcattttattattacagcACCAACCTGTCAGCAATAACTTCAAAGGCAAGAAGCAGCTTGCCTGCTTAGTTTGTTATTATTTAGGACATTAGTGGTCTTTTTTTGAAGGCATGCTTATTGGCCGTATAAAGTGATAAACGTAACAGTTTTACAAGACGACAAAGTCAGTTCCACACCAATGGAATTGCATCTTCCTAAGTAAGCGCTCGCACAGCCTTGTGGGGGTTTGAAAATGCACACTTGCGGCCCACACTTGAGAGACGTTGCCTGGGAGATGCTCTGACAGGATTAGACACAAGTGCACGAGATGTGATTGCATTTCAATATACGAAACACGTGAGAAAAAGACACAATCGACTTGCTGGAGGAGAGACTAATCCTTGTtagacaatttttaaaaatcagcgCTGAAACTCTTAGTTATGGAAAATAGCCCATAAAATAATGTATGGCTTTATCAgtttccatttcattatttctgctAAATCAAAGACGTtgcggatttttttttttgcactggcTGAGCAAAATACATACTTtgttaactttttaaaaacctaCGCATATAATCGTTGCATAAAACACGATGCATGTTGCAGATCTGATTAGCGCAAGGAGAGAATGAGAAGATATGCATTTGCATGCAGGTGCGAATGTCCCTTATGGTATGGAACCAAACGCTCAGTAGTGATGTTGTCTGGTTGCGTGAAGCGTAATGCTCCCATCAGTTTTTAGAAAGGGAGATGCGGGCGGATGGACTTCTCTCTTTTCGAGGTCGGCTTATTTCatatctatttatttaatttgaattaaagTTCAATTTTGCATTTGGCATAGCATTAATCCCCGGGTATTAATGCGATTACTGTCCGCAAAAGATCTTTGAGTCAGAAAGTCTGATAGGAGTTTTCAGATGTTAATCCCCGGAATAATCCCTTCCCTTGGCGTTGTAGCAGAGCTGCAGCCACTAGACCTTTTTCTCCTTGCTAAAAAAACTCAAGCAGGGCAGAATAGGGCCATTACTTTTGAATGGTAATTAATTCTTTACTCCAGTGCGTCAATTGTACGGGAATACTGCTCTCCACAATCTAAAAGCTCTCCTTCATCTTTGTAAAGGCATTAGAAAGAGAATAAGAAAACAAAGTCCGTGCTTACAACGGCGATGGAAACCTTACTCTTTTGTGTCTACCAGCTACGTGTGTCTCTTACTCTGTGGATACacccttgttttattttttacttgtaCATCCTCctcaatttgtattttttttttttcaaatgaatgtagGTTTACGTAATAATACGTTAATATGTTTTTAGACCTTCAGCTCGAAAAACGTGAAACCAGTACATTATTATGTGCATTACATATTATCCTATGAGTAGTAAATTATGACAGAAATgttaaaagtgttaaaaagtTGTTCTTGTTgagtgttcattttccagtcaGACTGAACAATCCCCTGCGTCAGCGTGATGGGTCATGGAACACAGGTGCCGTTTGCAACCTCTGTAGCATTGCTAATTCTTTACTGCCCCCAACTTGCACGTTTTAGTACTTCACTGGCTCCTTGgtttacagtacagtgtggaTGTGTATTGCATACTTtgcatctttttctttctcaccaATTCAGAGCCTATAATCGCTGGATGTGACTAATGTGCATGCTTCCGAATATTTTCAATTCAGCCCCCTCAAAGGAATTGACCACTTATTTTGAAACAGATCATACAACTTTAATTATGTGCAAACCAGAGGCATTATAGTTCTCATCAATTATGTTGGATGTTCTGCTAGGAAGGTATATTTGGAATGCAACATCAACAAGGCAAACTATTCAATCTCAGTGTTtggattgtatttatttaaattacattacatttccatttttaaacttttatatCACATGATATCTTCTCATACACTGTTCGTTTGTGAATTGCATTGACTGTAGCATTAACACTAGTGTTGAACAGATTCCAAAAAATATGAGCCAATTTTAagaatgtggatttttttcaggaGGCAGTTTATCTAACTTTTGCTGCCTAAACCTTGTTTCCATCCAGAGTGCATGTAGCACATGTGTC contains:
- the neurog1 gene encoding neurogenin-1, encoding MCTTMENLYSDLDNSSCDLSYTHTDDEDSRSSMQAGSPSSSLGQPSSPISNNQEPSSPEQQQKKRRRGRVRSEATVHVVKKNRRMKANDRERNRMHNLNDALDTLRSVLPAFPDDTKLTKIETLRFAHNYIWALSETIRIADQRQSKSQDTPLLLPGLGCVADSPSPGSDACSWMSSASSSSSSPSYCTSNPSSPAASEDYGFLQADGLYSFHNFVPGIY